The DNA sequence CTCCGTGAGAGAATCCAGTGGTGTTGAAATTTGCAAAAAAATGGGCGTTGCCGCAGAGCATCTGATTGACCCAACGTTCTTGATAGGCTCTCTTGATTATCCGAGTTCTCACAAAAGGCGCTTTAGCAAACCTTATATCTATTGCTATTTTTTGAATGCTGGTTCCAGGGAGACTGTAAGATACGAAGAACTGAAGGCCTTTGCGCAAAGAAAGAATCTTGATCTCCGTATTTGTGCTGTTCAGGGTGCCGAAAAATTGTTCGAAAAAAAATATTTGGTTTTCCCGACTCCCGAAGAATGGCTTACCGACTATCGTCATGCTGAATATATTGTGACAAATACATTCCACGGGACTGTATTTGCTTTGATAAACCATAAGTCCTTTGCGTCTATTTTGCAGAAGGGGGCTACTTCAAAACAAAATTCCCGCTTGGCATCGTTGCTTGAAACTTTTGCTATGCAAAAACACTTGTGCTTGGATTCGGACAATTTGGATGAAGTTTTATTTAGGCCATTTGATTGGCCGATGTTTGAAAATGTGAAAAAAGGAATCGTTTCGAAAACAGATGCTTTTTTTGAACGAAATTTGAGGTGATTTGTTTATGAACAGAATATTTGTCTTTGTTTTGAAGGTCTTGCGAAAGCAGTTTCGAAAGAATCGTAATGATCCTTTTTCTTGGCTCACAGATTCTTATTGCCAATATAAGGACCAGAATGCGAATGACTATATATTGAATCGCTTGAATCGCTATCAAGGTGGAGGCTTGATGCTTGCCAAGTGGGGGACTATTGAACTGAATCAAGTAATTGCCACTTATATGGCGAGACAAGGGTATTCTATAAATGATTATAAAGAAATGATTCAAGGTATTGTTCCAATTCCAGAAAACAAGCCAAATTTTTCGCTTTATAATAATGCAGGTGTTTTCCCGGCAACAGTCGAAATTGCAAACCGTTTCGCAAGAAAAGCTATGGAAGATTGCAAGTCTATTGATATTCTTGCTTCATATATGCATAACGAACATCGCATTGCTGAATTACAAAAAAATGCAACATGCGTAAATCTAGATCCTTACTATGCGCCGTGGCTTTTTGAAAATCCGTGGACCAAGTGGCTTGAAGGGAAACGTGTTCTTGTTGTTCATCCATTTATTGAAAGTATCAAGTATCAGTATGAAAATAACAGGACAAAATTGTTTAAAAATCCTGACGTGTTGCCCTTGTTTTCTAATATTCAGTATATAAAGGCCGTTCAAACTCAAGCTGGGGAACAGTCTCAGTTCAAGGACTGGTTCGAGGCTTTGAACTATATGGAACAAGAAATAGACAAGAAGGAATATGATGTTGCGATTATTGGCTGTGGCGCTTATGGAATGAGTCTTGCTGCTCATGTAAAACGTCGAGGCAAGGTTGCGATTCATTTGGCCGGTTGGACCCAAATGCTTTTTGGTGTTTATGGAGAACGTTGGGTTTCGCAGCAGAGCCAGTACAAAAATGTCATTAATGAATTTTGGATTCGTCCGAATCAGGGTGAAAACTTGAAGAAAGGTAAGCAGA is a window from the Fibrobacter sp. UWB4 genome containing:
- a CDS encoding polysaccharide pyruvyl transferase family protein, coding for MKIGIISSYAFIKNNNNYGALLQYFALQTYLQKMGHEPYWIRTIVSRNTPLNLLRKLYHFKSLRLFVNWICVHRGFVKFVQKHLKVTDAEYSSFNEIQQNPPFADVYVTGSDQVWGSEKLKENYLLFAPKGRKKMAYAASFGRDSISDDMAQTIKPWIDDFYAISVRESSGVEICKKMGVAAEHLIDPTFLIGSLDYPSSHKRRFSKPYIYCYFLNAGSRETVRYEELKAFAQRKNLDLRICAVQGAEKLFEKKYLVFPTPEEWLTDYRHAEYIVTNTFHGTVFALINHKSFASILQKGATSKQNSRLASLLETFAMQKHLCLDSDNLDEVLFRPFDWPMFENVKKGIVSKTDAFFERNLR